AATACTCTTCAAACAGTCGCTTAAGATTCTCAAAACTTAATATTACCGTAATAAAACTGAAAGGAAAAACTTATGGAACATCAAGAAGTTATTGATTGGTTGAGATATTGTGATGAAAATAATATCAAACCATGGGAATGGGATTTTAAAAATTGTTATTCCGATACGCTAACACCTGATAGTATTACAAATTTTTTAAAATATAAAAACGGTGAACTTACTGATCCAACTACTTTTCGAGTTACAGAACTGCTTGGTAAGGGTGCTGACTGTGATAAGGAAGCATTCTATTTATATAAATGTTTGGGGTGGCAAAACTCGGAAAATTGTATTACTAGAGGGGAAACTCTTAACTCTTATTTAACTACATTCACTCGTTCTATTACTAAAACACCTCACTATAAAAGTATATATAAAAAAATTGGGATAGATGAAGAGCAATATCTAAACGAACAATATCCAACTCTATATAATAACAATAATTATGAGAACTTTATCATCATCAAAGAAAATAAAGAGCAATTTAAAAAATTTGCCAAATTAACTCACACAATTGGAAATTTCACCGTATTACCTCATTGGATAAATACGGGGAGATATAACTTCTCAAAAGATTATTGGGATATTACAATGCTTTCTCTCCAAGAGTGGCTCAATCTTTTACCTAACGATACATGGAAATGTTTCGTAGATGCTTTCTATTTACAACCATACGTAAATGAGCAATATGAAACTGAATTGTTTTGGGAAGGTCATACATCCGAAAGACCAAATATGGAGCGTCAACATTTTCCTATTTTCCTCAAAAAAGTCAATGAGCGAATTGAAGAACGTGGTAAATTTATCATTAAACAAATCTGTGATAAGTTAGATCAAAAAGATTTCAATTTCTATAAGGAAATTAAAAATATGGATACAATAAGATTTTCTAATGAATTTTAAAAAGGAGGATTTGTGGTCAGAGTATATAAAAGTGTTCGTCTTGCATACGAAGCCAAAGTATGGATAGATGAGCTTATTCAAAAAAAAGAGCGTAAAATCAAAGAACTAAATCAGGATAATTTTCTAAACACCCTAGAACAAACACTTCTATCAAATCATTACGATGAATTAAATGGTGTTTCTTTCAATATCGTTTTAAAAGCTTCTATCGGAAGTATTATTGAAGAAGCATATAGAAATACAAAAAATTACTCCATTGCTAAATGGCAGAATTTGCGTCAAGAAATGGAAAAAGATATCAAAACTGTCAATCCCAGTCTAGAAACATCGGTAACCCCTAGACTCTATTTAGATGAAAATGTTCTAAATGGTCTTGATGAATTTCGATATCATTTAATGAAAGAAGATGGTGCTACTAGATTACCAAGGCTTAGTTACATCATTAAGCTTGTTGTATATTCCTATTGGAAGACACAACAATAACCTAAGCAGAATTTGCTTAGGTTCTCTATATAAACAATTGTATAGTTGTTTTACTACTTAAAAAGGATGGTTGTTTATGTTTAAACTAAAAAAAGAAGCTAACTTAAAAAGAAATTATTTTATTACAAGTTCACGTTTAAAATGGTTACATCTGATAATAATTGTCTTTTCTATCTTTTCTTTATTAGGTTTAATAGTAAGTATTAGAGCTCCTGCTTTTATTCAAATCTTATGTATTGTCTTTGGTATTCTAGCAATCTATAAAATAAATAATAAATTAAAAGGTTTTAGATACGAACTAGATTTTGATTTAATTATCAGGGAAAGCTTACTATTTGTTTTATATACAAATCATCTCTACACTTCGGAAAAGGATAATTCAGGTTACGAAAAAATTATTAGAAGTGCGATTTTAAAATATGAATTAGATAATCAAAACGGTCGTATTATCATTAAAGCGCTTATCAGAGGTGACGAATTTAGTAAAAAGGTTCAGACACTTGATGATGTATTAGCTGGAGTTCTAGAACTTGAACTAGAAGAAAAAATTACTCATCCTAATATTGTGGAATATCACTTTTACTACAAGAAACCTGATAGACTAATATTATCACCCCATAATCATAAAAAAGAGATAGATAGTCTTGATATAGACTTAGGATATGATATAACTTATAATCCTATAAAATGTCCTCATATTTTAGTTTCAGGTGGTACAGGTAGCGGAAAATCTATATTTATATCTTTTTTAATTATTGAACTTCTTAAAAGAAATTCAACACTATATATTGCAGATCCTAAGAACAGTGATTTAGGTAGTTTATCTCATTATTTAAGCGATAAATATGTAGCTACAACTCCCAATAATATTGCTCGTATTGTACGTTTGGTAGTTGAACAAATGCAGGAACGATATCAAGCCATGCGTGATAACTTTCATTACGGTTCAAATTTTGCCGAACACGGCTTTAAACCAGTATGGCTTATATTTGATGAAATGGGAGCATTTCAAGCTTCAGCAACAGATAAAAAATCTAAAGAAGTTATCGCCGAAGTAATGGACGGTATCAAACAAATTATCCTACTAGGGCGACAAGCAGGAGTATTTATTCTTATATCTGCTCAACAAATGAGAGCTGAAACTCTAAACACTGATCTTA
This portion of the Streptococcus mitis B6 genome encodes:
- a CDS encoding FtsK/SpoIIIE domain-containing protein, with product MFKLKKEANLKRNYFITSSRLKWLHLIIIVFSIFSLLGLIVSIRAPAFIQILCIVFGILAIYKINNKLKGFRYELDFDLIIRESLLFVLYTNHLYTSEKDNSGYEKIIRSAILKYELDNQNGRIIIKALIRGDEFSKKVQTLDDVLAGVLELELEEKITHPNIVEYHFYYKKPDRLILSPHNHKKEIDSLDIDLGYDITYNPIKCPHILVSGGTGSGKSIFISFLIIELLKRNSTLYIADPKNSDLGSLSHYLSDKYVATTPNNIARIVRLVVEQMQERYQAMRDNFHYGSNFAEHGFKPVWLIFDEMGAFQASATDKKSKEVIAEVMDGIKQIILLGRQAGVFILISAQQMRAETLNTDLRDNLGLRIALGANSIEGYRMVFGTATPDKFKSIEEKGAGYLYMQGSGKEKAQYWESPYLDTTQFDFIKELQLYVTKSK